A DNA window from Phyllostomus discolor isolate MPI-MPIP mPhyDis1 chromosome X, mPhyDis1.pri.v3, whole genome shotgun sequence contains the following coding sequences:
- the LOC114504811 gene encoding translation machinery-associated protein 7-like translates to MEDTVGVTQTWKIVPNIERAPSAITIEFRNIGNIRATSWEGVAGTMSSHKGGKKCLKQPKKQVKEMDEEGKAFKQKQREGQKKFEKLKVKALEKGPLPTGKIKKSGKKFLSCSLCLGLW, encoded by the coding sequence ATGGAGGACACTGTGGGGGTCACACAGACATGGAAAATAGTCCCCAATATTGAAAGAGCTCCAAGTGCAATAACCATAGAATTCAGAAATATAGGAAATATCAGGGCAACATCTTGGGAAGGAGTGGCAGGTACCATGTCCAGCCACAAAGGTGGCAAGAAGTGCCTGAAGCAGCCCAAGAAGCAGGTCAAGGAGATGGACGAGGAAGGTAAGGCATTCAAGCAAAAGCAAAGAGAGGGGCAGAAGAAATTTGAGAAGCTAAAAGTGAAGGCTTTGGAGAAGGGGCCCCTGCCCACAGGTAAAATTAAGAAATCTGGCAAAAAATTCCTGAGCTGTTCCTTGTGCCTGGGGCTGTGGTGA